In Robbsia sp. KACC 23696, a single window of DNA contains:
- a CDS encoding M55 family metallopeptidase: protein MKILISADIEGVAGVYHHEQVRPGNPEYERARRLMAAEASAAVAGAFDGGATEVYVNDSHGGFRNMPPDLLDERAQVIQGKPRYLGMVAGVELGIDGVCLLGYHSRAQGRGILAHTINSFAFARVCVNGQELGEAGLYGALAGAYDAPVIMGSGDDVFIDENRSLFPHAVFVQTKRATGQLSGISLSPTRSCAAIRDGVQQAVKAQAGTMAGSRPTPLRLDAPMRITVQTQTPAQADLFCQWPTLTRTDGDALAFDAADIETAIRMLNSLSAMSSMLR from the coding sequence ATGAAGATTCTGATTTCCGCCGATATCGAAGGCGTCGCCGGCGTCTACCACCACGAGCAGGTGCGCCCAGGCAATCCCGAATATGAGCGTGCGCGTCGTCTGATGGCCGCGGAAGCGAGCGCCGCTGTCGCGGGAGCGTTCGATGGCGGGGCGACCGAGGTGTATGTGAACGACTCACACGGCGGCTTCCGCAATATGCCGCCGGATCTGCTCGACGAGCGGGCGCAGGTCATCCAAGGCAAGCCGCGTTATCTTGGAATGGTCGCCGGCGTCGAGCTGGGCATCGACGGCGTCTGCCTTCTCGGCTATCACTCGCGGGCGCAAGGGCGGGGCATTCTCGCCCACACGATCAACAGCTTCGCCTTCGCGCGCGTCTGCGTCAACGGCCAGGAGCTCGGCGAGGCCGGACTGTACGGTGCCTTGGCCGGGGCGTACGACGCACCCGTCATCATGGGCAGCGGCGACGATGTGTTCATCGACGAAAACCGTTCGCTTTTTCCTCATGCGGTCTTTGTGCAGACGAAGCGCGCCACCGGTCAGTTGAGCGGCATCAGTCTGTCGCCGACGCGATCATGCGCGGCAATTCGAGATGGCGTGCAGCAAGCGGTCAAGGCCCAAGCGGGCACCATGGCAGGCTCGCGGCCGACGCCGCTCCGCCTTGACGCACCGATGCGGATTACGGTGCAGACACAGACACCGGCCCAGGCCGACTTGTTCTGCCAGTGGCCGACGCTGACCCGCACCGACGGGGATGCGCTGGCCTTCGACGCAGCCGATATCGAGACGGCGATCCGCATGCTGAATAGTCTGTCCGCGATGTCGTCGATGTTGCGATAG